AATAACCACCACAATCAGCTTGCCCTGATTTTCAGGTTTAGCTGCGATTCTTAAACCTGCTGCGACCGCCGCACCTGAAGAAATGCCGACGGGAATGCCTTCAAGTTTTATAATGTCTTTGGCTGTTTTCAGCGATTCTTCTGAGGACACTTGTTCTACCCCATCCATGATGGATTTATCCATCACACTTGGAATAAAGCCTGCGCCAAGGCCTTGGATTTTATGGGGGCCCGGTTTTCCGCCAGATAGAACCGGGCTTTCTGCGGGTTCCACCGCGATCATTTGAATGGTGCTCTTTTTACTTTTTAAAAATTGCCCTGCGCCTGTGATGGTACCAGAAGTGCCTACGCCGCTGACGACGATATCGACATTTCCATCGGTGTCTTCCCAAATTTCTGGTCCCGTGGTTTCGCGATGGATTTTGGGGTTTGACTGATTGTCAAACTGCGAAGGCATCCAAGCATTCTTGTTTTTTTCTGACAACTCCATGGCTTTGGCGATCGCGCCCTTCATACCAAGAACCCCGGGAGTAAGAATGATTTTTGCGCCAAGAAGTAAT
This is a stretch of genomic DNA from Bdellovibrio reynosensis. It encodes these proteins:
- the cysK gene encoding cysteine synthase A, with the protein product MKIYSDITKTIGQTPLIEMQRVGKGLPGKLVLKLEFFNPLSSVKDRIGKAMIEDAEKNGLLKPGMEILEPTSGNTGIALAFIAAAKGYPITLVMPETMSQERRTLLLLLGAKIILTPGVLGMKGAIAKAMELSEKNKNAWMPSQFDNQSNPKIHRETTGPEIWEDTDGNVDIVVSGVGTSGTITGAGQFLKSKKSTIQMIAVEPAESPVLSGGKPGPHKIQGLGAGFIPSVMDKSIMDGVEQVSSEESLKTAKDIIKLEGIPVGISSGAAVAAGLRIAAKPENQGKLIVVVIPSSTERYLSTLLAEQERQEAQNLSVSTVEESYLSRVK